A genomic segment from Magnetococcales bacterium encodes:
- a CDS encoding type III-B CRISPR module-associated protein Cmr3, giving the protein MTQPRTFKITPQDTLFFRDGRPFNQSDEGLARAHSHFPPFPCTMSGAVRRALAEARGWRHGPWSPELQAILGDGPDDMGPLTFGPPTPVCAANGRLETLHPVPLALLGHATREGYCRLAPGAPLQSDLGQAVSLPQLPEGSGPGWKPLSDTWVTAGGLTRFLKGSVPQKEEMLLADDLWPQESRIGLARCYQTRAARKGMLYATSHVRLRDDIMLALEVHGLPGDWPCPRVMPLGGEGRFGWVEELSAVLPQPEAPDSLRCAGQRMFYTVVLLSPLCPPDEAWRKPGGTLPQLPGLIVSACLERMTLIGGWNSAGYGGQPAGPRPLRPFLPAGSVFFMEMAASSEQKAAVLKRHLTAIGEETRHGFGRMAIGTYAGREEAASPCVA; this is encoded by the coding sequence ATGACGCAACCCCGTACCTTCAAGATCACCCCCCAGGACACCCTTTTCTTTCGTGATGGTCGGCCTTTCAACCAGAGTGACGAGGGGTTGGCCCGGGCGCACAGCCATTTTCCACCATTTCCCTGCACCATGAGTGGAGCGGTGCGCAGAGCCTTGGCCGAGGCCAGGGGGTGGCGGCACGGTCCATGGTCGCCTGAGCTTCAGGCAATCCTTGGCGATGGACCGGACGACATGGGGCCATTGACCTTTGGTCCCCCCACCCCGGTCTGCGCAGCGAACGGCAGGTTAGAGACGCTCCACCCGGTGCCGCTCGCGCTCCTTGGGCATGCCACCAGGGAGGGCTATTGCCGGCTGGCCCCGGGTGCGCCGTTGCAGAGTGATCTGGGCCAGGCGGTCTCCCTGCCGCAATTGCCGGAGGGGAGTGGACCAGGGTGGAAACCCCTCTCCGACACCTGGGTGACGGCTGGAGGCCTCACCCGATTTCTGAAGGGCAGCGTGCCGCAAAAAGAGGAGATGCTGCTGGCTGATGATTTATGGCCCCAGGAGAGCCGGATCGGGCTTGCCCGCTGTTATCAGACGCGCGCGGCCCGGAAGGGGATGCTCTATGCGACCTCCCACGTCCGCTTGCGGGATGACATCATGCTGGCCCTGGAGGTCCATGGATTACCCGGCGATTGGCCGTGCCCCAGGGTGATGCCGCTGGGCGGCGAGGGGCGTTTCGGCTGGGTGGAGGAGCTCTCCGCCGTCTTGCCCCAGCCCGAGGCGCCGGACTCCCTGCGTTGTGCAGGTCAGCGGATGTTCTACACGGTGGTCCTGCTCAGCCCCCTGTGCCCCCCCGATGAGGCGTGGCGAAAGCCCGGGGGGACGCTGCCGCAGCTTCCGGGCCTGATCGTCTCGGCCTGTCTTGAACGCATGACCCTTATCGGGGGTTGGAACAGCGCCGGTTACGGCGGTCAACCGGCTGGTCCACGTCCATTGCGCCCCTTTCTGCCGGCAGGCAGCGTCTTTTTCATGGAAATGGCTGCCTCTTCCGAACAAAAAGCGGCTGTTCTCAAACGGCACCTTACGGCGATTGGCGAAGAGACCCGGCATGGCTTTGGCCGGATGGCCATCGGTACTTATGCAGGCAGAGAGGAGGCAGCTTCACCATGTGTGGCATGA
- the cmr1 gene encoding type III-B CRISPR module RAMP protein Cmr1: MRRLQATFEIVTPMFLGGADPAKAEALFRLASLRGVLRWWWRALHYPNFYAAAQVATRRREAALQELHKAEVRLFGSSEDGQGAVLMRLEKVENLEMVKPKTKLMNGKRIVGPGACYLAGQGTFGKEAGVITRSCLQKDQSLIISLMVKEKAERWEVDSLVRALKILGLLGGIGSRSRRGWGSVRLVELTAAGFAAEDPAVSFVPPSSREEYEQSIAGLFADIPYAQAEPLPPFTAFGPGSRIDVLREGENSLALLDKVGKEMQRYRSWGHHKVVNGEPIEKNFKDDHDWSKGKPLSSDYVPRRTVFGLPHNYGKGASVKPAGKLDRRASPLLLHIHKLKDNLHIAVSVRLPAEFLPNDDQVETLKDKHPGPKPAKIDWRVLDTFIDGKGPHSEPSTKQKSYFPDKSAVLP; the protein is encoded by the coding sequence ATGAGACGGTTGCAGGCGACCTTCGAGATCGTCACACCCATGTTCCTGGGGGGCGCCGACCCTGCAAAGGCCGAGGCGCTGTTCCGCCTGGCCTCGTTGCGTGGTGTGCTGCGCTGGTGGTGGCGGGCGCTGCATTATCCGAATTTCTATGCCGCAGCACAGGTCGCCACCAGGCGCAGAGAGGCGGCGTTGCAAGAACTGCATAAGGCGGAGGTTCGACTCTTCGGCAGCAGCGAGGACGGCCAGGGGGCAGTGTTGATGCGGCTGGAAAAGGTCGAGAATCTGGAGATGGTCAAGCCTAAAACAAAGCTCATGAACGGTAAGCGCATCGTTGGTCCCGGGGCTTGTTATCTTGCCGGCCAGGGGACGTTTGGCAAAGAAGCAGGTGTTATCACCCGATCCTGTCTCCAAAAGGATCAAAGTTTGATCATCTCCCTGATGGTCAAGGAGAAGGCAGAGAGATGGGAGGTCGACAGTCTGGTCCGTGCGCTCAAGATTTTGGGGTTGTTGGGTGGTATCGGCAGCCGTTCGCGGCGGGGGTGGGGCAGTGTGCGTCTTGTCGAACTGACCGCAGCGGGGTTTGCGGCGGAAGACCCTGCCGTTTCCTTTGTACCTCCTTCCAGCCGGGAGGAGTACGAGCAAAGCATCGCCGGTCTGTTTGCCGATATCCCATATGCCCAGGCCGAACCTCTCCCCCCCTTCACCGCCTTCGGTCCCGGGAGCCGTATCGATGTTTTGCGCGAGGGGGAAAATTCGTTGGCGCTTCTGGATAAGGTCGGCAAGGAAATGCAGCGTTATCGCTCCTGGGGGCATCATAAGGTGGTCAATGGTGAGCCCATCGAAAAGAATTTCAAGGACGATCACGATTGGTCCAAGGGGAAACCGCTCTCCTCCGACTATGTTCCACGTCGCACCGTATTCGGTCTGCCTCATAATTATGGTAAAGGTGCCAGTGTCAAACCAGCTGGCAAACTTGACCGCCGCGCCAGCCCATTGTTGCTGCACATCCACAAGTTGAAGGACAACCTTCACATCGCTGTATCCGTCCGTTTGCCGGCGGAATTTCTCCCCAACGACGATCAGGTCGAGACATTGAAGGACAAGCACCCCGGACCCAAACCCGCCAAAATTGACTGGCGCGTTCTGGACACGTTCATCGATGGCAAAGGACCGCATTCCGAACCTTCGACCAAGCAAAAATCCTATTTCCCCGACAAATCTGCGGTGCTGCCATGA
- a CDS encoding type III-B CRISPR-associated protein Cas10/Cmr2, with protein MTEQILHFTLGPVQNFVAQARRTRDLWAGSFLLSWLSGKAMRALVDKGWGEIDFPDVQGDAMFRALGGEGIDPAPVVGSLPNRFKATITQAKVQAGELCREAINQAWHGLADAVWETFVAPVAPRGRETRAIWERQIDGFWETSWVMGQASDGSDGGWLDRRKNWRTHPRREEGGDRCTIMSDWQEISGWVRFRERERQEVFWDSIRQGVLDEVYAALKGNKEVNTLELRDNERLCAIALVKRLFPLLPDETLKSTVGWIPDGTRKVLRKWPSTAYMAAAPWMKRASERNEQACQDYVKAIKACGDDAILTQRAEHISRIANFHPMGAFADLDGHLFFSDAVCNDKVVPPRSQKEVLKALQRFQGDLLEESTKRRLKMKEASPYYALLLMDGDRIGDLLQKWGGKKVSKALGEFAGKIPKIVEKHDGVTIYAGGDDYLGLFPLPSALPAAALLADAYQASWKEGGGGTISAGVAFAHHGVALSAVLRKVHHLLDAVAKEKNGRDGIAVAVMKSGGDAFEWGSCWRKEEKDAASGVIHHLVTLAKAFADDDDRSTSFVYHLRDRYDSSLWEGLDERQTHAILFAERLKGTEMAREIVEKEIDELLRVCRPLTKESGSVERGAFTSDGALLARFLADNGIWLWNGS; from the coding sequence ATGACGGAGCAGATACTTCATTTCACTCTGGGGCCTGTACAGAATTTTGTGGCCCAGGCGCGGCGCACCCGTGATTTGTGGGCCGGGTCGTTTTTGCTGTCGTGGCTGTCCGGCAAGGCGATGCGGGCGCTCGTTGACAAGGGGTGGGGTGAGATCGACTTTCCCGATGTGCAAGGGGATGCCATGTTTCGCGCCCTGGGCGGCGAAGGGATCGACCCTGCCCCCGTGGTCGGCTCCCTGCCCAACCGGTTCAAGGCGACCATCACCCAGGCGAAGGTTCAGGCGGGGGAACTCTGCCGTGAGGCCATCAACCAGGCCTGGCATGGCCTCGCCGATGCCGTCTGGGAGACGTTTGTCGCCCCCGTGGCCCCCAGGGGAAGAGAGACAAGGGCCATCTGGGAGCGGCAGATAGACGGATTCTGGGAAACCTCCTGGGTGATGGGGCAAGCCTCGGACGGTAGCGATGGGGGGTGGCTGGACCGCCGCAAAAACTGGCGCACCCATCCGCGCCGGGAAGAGGGGGGAGATCGTTGCACGATCATGAGCGACTGGCAGGAGATCTCCGGATGGGTCAGGTTCCGCGAGCGAGAGCGACAGGAAGTGTTCTGGGACTCCATCCGGCAAGGTGTTCTCGATGAGGTCTATGCGGCCTTGAAGGGAAACAAGGAAGTCAACACCCTGGAGTTGCGGGATAACGAGCGCCTGTGCGCCATCGCCCTGGTCAAGCGCCTGTTTCCCCTTCTGCCAGACGAGACGCTGAAGTCGACCGTCGGCTGGATCCCGGACGGGACGCGGAAGGTGCTGCGCAAATGGCCCTCCACGGCCTATATGGCGGCGGCGCCCTGGATGAAGCGGGCAAGTGAGCGGAACGAACAAGCCTGTCAGGATTACGTCAAAGCCATCAAGGCGTGCGGTGACGATGCGATCCTCACGCAACGGGCGGAGCATATTTCCCGCATTGCCAATTTTCACCCTATGGGGGCGTTCGCGGACCTGGATGGCCATTTGTTTTTCTCCGATGCCGTCTGCAACGACAAAGTGGTTCCTCCCCGTTCCCAAAAAGAGGTTCTCAAGGCCCTCCAACGCTTCCAGGGTGACCTGCTTGAAGAGTCCACCAAACGCCGCCTCAAAATGAAGGAGGCATCGCCCTATTATGCCCTGCTGCTCATGGATGGTGACCGGATCGGCGATCTTCTGCAAAAATGGGGAGGCAAGAAGGTCAGCAAGGCCTTGGGAGAGTTTGCCGGCAAGATTCCGAAGATTGTCGAGAAGCATGACGGTGTGACCATCTATGCCGGCGGTGATGACTATCTGGGGCTGTTTCCTCTTCCATCTGCCCTGCCTGCCGCCGCACTCCTCGCCGATGCCTACCAGGCCTCCTGGAAAGAGGGTGGCGGCGGAACGATATCGGCAGGCGTCGCCTTTGCCCACCACGGGGTGGCCTTGTCAGCCGTACTGCGCAAGGTCCATCACCTTCTGGACGCGGTGGCCAAGGAGAAAAATGGACGTGACGGCATCGCCGTGGCGGTGATGAAATCCGGCGGCGATGCCTTCGAATGGGGTTCGTGCTGGCGCAAGGAAGAGAAGGACGCGGCCAGCGGGGTCATCCATCACCTGGTAACGCTGGCAAAGGCCTTCGCCGACGACGACGACCGCTCCACCAGCTTTGTCTACCATCTGCGGGATCGTTATGACTCCTCCTTGTGGGAGGGGCTTGACGAAAGGCAAACCCACGCCATTCTCTTCGCCGAGCGGCTTAAAGGTACAGAGATGGCGCGTGAGATTGTCGAGAAGGAAATAGACGAATTGTTGCGGGTCTGCCGACCGCTCACCAAGGAGAGCGGGAGTGTCGAAAGGGGGGCGTTCACTTCGGATGGCGCCCTTCTGGCCCGTTTTCTGGCCGACAACGGTATTTGGCTGTGGAATGGAAGCTGA
- the cmr5 gene encoding type III-B CRISPR module-associated protein Cmr5, which produces MLQLLSQRRAKHALEAIQAFAQTSTPDRNTFYLSAIKSVPIEMRTNGLGQAMAMALSQSKKGENKGRKEAYEAIYNQFRGWLCNSQEPDTPFAKSEDFMQSLCAADQKTYLTAQAEALAYAEWLKKFAHAFLVEAQLAPDPAGEGS; this is translated from the coding sequence ATGCTACAGTTGCTTTCTCAACGCCGGGCCAAACATGCCCTGGAGGCCATCCAGGCATTTGCCCAAACGAGCACCCCTGACCGCAACACCTTTTATCTCTCCGCCATCAAATCCGTACCCATCGAGATGCGCACGAATGGTCTGGGACAGGCCATGGCCATGGCGCTCTCCCAATCGAAAAAAGGGGAAAACAAGGGGCGAAAAGAGGCTTATGAGGCCATATATAATCAGTTTCGTGGATGGTTGTGCAACAGCCAGGAACCGGACACCCCCTTTGCGAAGAGCGAAGATTTCATGCAGTCTTTGTGTGCCGCCGACCAAAAAACCTACCTGACTGCCCAGGCGGAAGCGTTGGCTTATGCCGAATGGCTGAAAAAATTTGCCCATGCGTTCCTTGTTGAAGCGCAACTCGCCCCTGACCCGGCAGGAGAGGGGTCATGA
- the cmr4 gene encoding type III-B CRISPR module RAMP protein Cmr4: MCGMILGLLAETFVHPGVGQSDAAVDLPVAREKPTDYPLVPGSSVKGSLRQKAFDTYWKEGEHPENVADRLFGEPDKAGALLISDARLLLLPVRSLTGAYKWLTCPHLIERFRRDRQRQGFSSPPEINFTCLAGGVVMAAGSGKLFLEECNFVICGGQEENLETLAGFLGAVIADSGVRGRLKHQLAVVSDDDFAWFARHALPVDAHNSLARDTKKSQALWYEETLPPDTAMYVVVEERTGIEENHNAKDPLQEAMDLFAMHGYLRLGGNETTGQGWFRCCCLHE, translated from the coding sequence ATGTGTGGCATGATTCTCGGTCTTTTGGCCGAAACTTTCGTACATCCGGGCGTGGGACAGTCGGATGCCGCTGTCGATCTGCCGGTGGCGCGGGAAAAACCGACCGACTATCCCCTTGTCCCCGGTTCGAGTGTCAAAGGATCCCTGCGGCAGAAGGCGTTTGACACATACTGGAAAGAGGGAGAACACCCAGAGAATGTCGCCGACAGGTTGTTTGGCGAACCGGACAAGGCTGGGGCGTTGTTGATCTCCGATGCCCGGCTGTTGTTGTTGCCGGTACGCAGCCTGACCGGCGCCTACAAATGGCTGACCTGTCCGCACCTGATCGAACGTTTTCGGCGTGACCGACAACGGCAAGGTTTCTCCAGCCCGCCAGAGATCAATTTTACCTGCCTTGCCGGTGGCGTGGTCATGGCGGCAGGAAGTGGAAAGTTGTTCCTTGAGGAGTGCAATTTTGTGATCTGTGGCGGTCAGGAGGAAAATCTGGAGACCCTCGCGGGGTTTCTGGGAGCCGTCATCGCCGACTCTGGCGTAAGAGGCCGTTTGAAGCATCAGCTTGCCGTGGTTTCCGACGATGATTTTGCCTGGTTCGCCCGCCATGCCCTGCCGGTGGATGCACACAACAGCCTTGCGAGGGATACCAAGAAGAGCCAGGCCCTCTGGTATGAGGAGACGCTGCCGCCGGATACCGCCATGTATGTGGTGGTGGAGGAACGCACGGGGATCGAGGAAAACCATAACGCCAAGGATCCGTTGCAGGAGGCGATGGATCTTTTTGCCATGCATGGCTACCTGCGTCTGGGCGGCAACGAGACCACGGGGCAGGGGTGGTTCCGTTGCTGCTGTCTCCACGAGTAG